A section of the Salvelinus sp. IW2-2015 linkage group LG7, ASM291031v2, whole genome shotgun sequence genome encodes:
- the LOC111966717 gene encoding POU domain, class 6, transcription factor 1 isoform X5 — protein MDPQDLPATDAPITVNEQVIVMSGHETIRVLEVEVDQASLPSSVPDGRTDSGGEDGGNQATEQPEAGMQDSPRPPHNTGGVVLEDQVVSVESADSGVQTLAQTAVPISISLSQSQTTMPITVQSLQGLQGCQQVLTQEGLATLMTGMMAQTGSLAQPLLIPISMAGSMGGQGLAVLTFPTSNVATLPGISGASQAGSLLKLPFAGLQGLQGLQSLQGLQTATVLNSVQPQQTFFQPQTASLQQVQAAMQQAQQNSQVTAAQLGQAMPAVSQPSVSVATLQSAGLSINPAIISAASLGAQPQFISALTSTPIFTSAMSGITSQIITNAQGQVIGTIPLMLNPASLTGGAATQTLNLQGLQGLQGLQVQTVQPQLVLNTQGQIIATIGNGPATVPTSAAVMPKPTAPVTFSKPSTQAQVTTVTQSPVVIAPQPSAMKTVTPISSLVPITCGDTPTVSQLVSKPQQGGTDEEGINLEEIREFAKNFKIRRLSLGLTQTQVGQALTATEGPAYSQSAICRFEKLDITPKSAQKLKPVLERWLAEAELWNQKGQQNLMEFVGGEPSKKRKRRTSFTPQAIEVLNIYFEKNALPTGQEITEIAKELNYDREVVRVWFCNRRQTLKNTSKINAFQVQL, from the exons ATGGACCCTCAGGATCTCCCTGCTACTGATGCACCAATCACTGTCAATGAACAG GTGATAGTGATGTCTGGTCATGAGACGATCCGAGTCCTGGAAGTGGAGGTAGATCAAGCCTCTCTTCCATCCTCAGTGCCTGATGGGAGGACTGATTCGGGGGGTGAAGATGGGGGTAATCAGGCCACGGAGCAACCTGAGGCAGGCATGCAGGACAGCCCGAGACCACCCCACAACACTGGGGGAGTAG TGCTGGAGGACCAGGTGGTGTCTGTGGAGTCTGCAGACTCTGGTGTCCAGACTCTAGCACAGACTGCAGTTCCCATCAGCATCTCCCTGTCACAGTCACAGACCACCATGCCCATCACTGTGCAGAGCTTACAGGGCTTGCAGGGCTGTCAACAG GTTCTGACCCAGGAGGGTCTGGCCACTCTGATGACGGGGATGATGGCCCAGACAGGVTCCCTGGCCCAGCCCCTGCTCATCCCCATCAGCATGGCAGGGTCCATGGGGGGCCAAGGACTGGCTGTCCTCACCTTCCCCACCAGCAACGTAGCCACACTCCCTGGCATTTCAGGTGCCAGCCAGGCCGGAAGCCTCCTCAAACTACCCTTTGCTGGCTTGCAAGGCTTACAAGGATTGCAAAGCTTACAAGGGCTGCAAA CAGCCACTGTGCTAAACTCTGTCCAGCCCCAGCAGACATTCTTCCAGCCTCAGACTGCATCACTACAGCAAGTCCAGGCAGCTATGCAGCAGGCTCAGCAGAACTCACAGGTGACTGCAGCCCAACTAGGCCAGGCCATGCCAGCCGTCTCTCAGCCCAGCGTGTCTGTGGCAACACTCCAGTCTGCAGGCCTCTCCATCAACCCTGCCATT ATCAGTGCTGCGTCTTTAGGGGCTCAGCCTCAGTTCATCAGCGCCCTTACTTCCACTCCCATCTTCACCAGTGCCATGTCCGGAATCACCAGCCAGATCATCACCAACGCACAGGGACAG GTGATTGGAACCATCCCCCTGATGCTGAACCCTGCATCACTGACTGGAGGGGCTGCTACTCAGACTCTGAATCTCCAGGGCCTCCAGGGTCTGCAAGGCCTGCAGGTGCAGACAGTCCAACCACAGCTGGTTCTGAACACCCAGGGCCAGATCATTGCCACCATAGGGAATGGACCTGCTACAGTCCCCACATCTGCAGCTGTAATGCCTAAGCCTACTGCTCCTGTGACATTCTCCAAGCCCAGCACTCAG GCTCAGGTAACAACAGTTACGCAGTCACCTGTGGTCATCGCCCCACAACCGTCTGCAATGAAGACAGTCACTCCAATCTCCTCCTTAGTCCCTATAACCTGTGGAGACACACCCACTGTCAGCCAGCTCGTCAGCA AGCCACAGCAAGGGGGCACAGATGAGGAGGGCATTAATCTGGAAGAGATTCGAGAGTTTGCCAAGAACTTCAAGATCCGCCGGCTATCCCTGGGGCTGACGCAGACACAAGTGGGACAGGCGCTCACGGCTACAGAGGGTCCGGCCTACAGTCAGTCTGCCATCTGCAG GTTTGAGAAGCTGGACATTACACCTAAGAGTGCTCAGAAGCTGAAGCCTGTGCTGGAGCGATGGCTTGCCGAAGCTGAGTTGTGGAACCAGAAGGGTCAGCAGAATCTAATGGAGTTTGTGGGTGGTGAGCCGTCCAAGAAACGCAAGCGTCGCACCAGCTTCACCCCGCAGGCTATTGAAGTGCTCAACATCTACTTTGAGAAGAATGCCCTGCCCACGGGCCAGGAGATTACGGAAATCGCTAAGGAGCTCAACTATGACCGTGAGGTTGTCCGCGTATGGTTCTGCAACAGGCGGCAGACACTGAAGAACACCAGCAAGATCAATGCGTTTCAGGTTCAGCTGTAA
- the LOC111966717 gene encoding POU domain, class 6, transcription factor 1 isoform X4, with protein sequence MDPQDLPATDAPITVNEQVIVMSGHETIRVLEVEVDQASLPSSVPDGRTDSGGEDGGNQATEQPEAGMQDSPRPPHNTGGVGEPFVGYRYVLEDQVVSVESADSGVQTLAQTAVPISISLSQSQTTMPITVQSLQGLQGCQQVLTQEGLATLMTGMMAQTGSLAQPLLIPISMAGSMGGQGLAVLTFPTSNVATLPGISGASQAGSLLKLPFAGLQGLQGLQSLQGLQTATVLNSVQPQQTFFQPQTASLQQVQAAMQQAQQNSQVTAAQLGQAMPAVSQPSVSVATLQSAGLSINPAIISAASLGAQPQFISALTSTPIFTSAMSGITSQIITNAQGQVIGTIPLMLNPASLTGGAATQTLNLQGLQGLQGLQVQTVQPQLVLNTQGQIIATIGNGPATVPTSAAVMPKPTAPVTFSKPSTQAQVTTVTQSPVVIAPQPSAMKTVTPISSLVPITCGDTPTVSQLVSKPQQGGTDEEGINLEEIREFAKNFKIRRLSLGLTQTQVGQALTATEGPAYSQSAICRFEKLDITPKSAQKLKPVLERWLAEAELWNQKGQQNLMEFVGGEPSKKRKRRTSFTPQAIEVLNIYFEKNALPTGQEITEIAKELNYDREVVRVWFCNRRQTLKNTSKINAFQVQL encoded by the exons ATGGACCCTCAGGATCTCCCTGCTACTGATGCACCAATCACTGTCAATGAACAG GTGATAGTGATGTCTGGTCATGAGACGATCCGAGTCCTGGAAGTGGAGGTAGATCAAGCCTCTCTTCCATCCTCAGTGCCTGATGGGAGGACTGATTCGGGGGGTGAAGATGGGGGTAATCAGGCCACGGAGCAACCTGAGGCAGGCATGCAGGACAGCCCGAGACCACCCCACAACACTGGGGGAGTAGGTGAGCCTTTTGTAGGATACCGATATG TGCTGGAGGACCAGGTGGTGTCTGTGGAGTCTGCAGACTCTGGTGTCCAGACTCTAGCACAGACTGCAGTTCCCATCAGCATCTCCCTGTCACAGTCACAGACCACCATGCCCATCACTGTGCAGAGCTTACAGGGCTTGCAGGGCTGTCAACAG GTTCTGACCCAGGAGGGTCTGGCCACTCTGATGACGGGGATGATGGCCCAGACAGGVTCCCTGGCCCAGCCCCTGCTCATCCCCATCAGCATGGCAGGGTCCATGGGGGGCCAAGGACTGGCTGTCCTCACCTTCCCCACCAGCAACGTAGCCACACTCCCTGGCATTTCAGGTGCCAGCCAGGCCGGAAGCCTCCTCAAACTACCCTTTGCTGGCTTGCAAGGCTTACAAGGATTGCAAAGCTTACAAGGGCTGCAAA CAGCCACTGTGCTAAACTCTGTCCAGCCCCAGCAGACATTCTTCCAGCCTCAGACTGCATCACTACAGCAAGTCCAGGCAGCTATGCAGCAGGCTCAGCAGAACTCACAGGTGACTGCAGCCCAACTAGGCCAGGCCATGCCAGCCGTCTCTCAGCCCAGCGTGTCTGTGGCAACACTCCAGTCTGCAGGCCTCTCCATCAACCCTGCCATT ATCAGTGCTGCGTCTTTAGGGGCTCAGCCTCAGTTCATCAGCGCCCTTACTTCCACTCCCATCTTCACCAGTGCCATGTCCGGAATCACCAGCCAGATCATCACCAACGCACAGGGACAG GTGATTGGAACCATCCCCCTGATGCTGAACCCTGCATCACTGACTGGAGGGGCTGCTACTCAGACTCTGAATCTCCAGGGCCTCCAGGGTCTGCAAGGCCTGCAGGTGCAGACAGTCCAACCACAGCTGGTTCTGAACACCCAGGGCCAGATCATTGCCACCATAGGGAATGGACCTGCTACAGTCCCCACATCTGCAGCTGTAATGCCTAAGCCTACTGCTCCTGTGACATTCTCCAAGCCCAGCACTCAG GCTCAGGTAACAACAGTTACGCAGTCACCTGTGGTCATCGCCCCACAACCGTCTGCAATGAAGACAGTCACTCCAATCTCCTCCTTAGTCCCTATAACCTGTGGAGACACACCCACTGTCAGCCAGCTCGTCAGCA AGCCACAGCAAGGGGGCACAGATGAGGAGGGCATTAATCTGGAAGAGATTCGAGAGTTTGCCAAGAACTTCAAGATCCGCCGGCTATCCCTGGGGCTGACGCAGACACAAGTGGGACAGGCGCTCACGGCTACAGAGGGTCCGGCCTACAGTCAGTCTGCCATCTGCAG GTTTGAGAAGCTGGACATTACACCTAAGAGTGCTCAGAAGCTGAAGCCTGTGCTGGAGCGATGGCTTGCCGAAGCTGAGTTGTGGAACCAGAAGGGTCAGCAGAATCTAATGGAGTTTGTGGGTGGTGAGCCGTCCAAGAAACGCAAGCGTCGCACCAGCTTCACCCCGCAGGCTATTGAAGTGCTCAACATCTACTTTGAGAAGAATGCCCTGCCCACGGGCCAGGAGATTACGGAAATCGCTAAGGAGCTCAACTATGACCGTGAGGTTGTCCGCGTATGGTTCTGCAACAGGCGGCAGACACTGAAGAACACCAGCAAGATCAATGCGTTTCAGGTTCAGCTGTAA
- the LOC111966717 gene encoding POU domain, class 6, transcription factor 1 isoform X2, which yields MDPQDLPATDAPITVNEQPLGSCTLKYPAKDNQVIVMSGHETIRVLEVEVDQASLPSSVPDGRTDSGGEDGGNQATEQPEAGMQDSPRPPHNTGGVGEPFVGYRYVLEDQVVSVESADSGVQTLAQTAVPISISLSQSQTTMPITVQSLQGLQGCQQVLTQEGLATLMTGMMAQTGSLAQPLLIPISMAGSMGGQGLAVLTFPTSNVATLPGISGASQAGSLLKLPFAGLQGLQGLQSLQGLQTTVLNSVQPQQTFFQPQTASLQQVQAAMQQAQQNSQVTAAQLGQAMPAVSQPSVSVATLQSAGLSINPAIISAASLGAQPQFISALTSTPIFTSAMSGITSQIITNAQGQVIGTIPLMLNPASLTGGAATQTLNLQGLQGLQGLQVQTVQPQLVLNTQGQIIATIGNGPATVPTSAAVMPKPTAPVTFSKPSTQAQVTTVTQSPVVIAPQPSAMKTVTPISSLVPITCGDTPTVSQLVSKPQQGGTDEEGINLEEIREFAKNFKIRRLSLGLTQTQVGQALTATEGPAYSQSAICRFEKLDITPKSAQKLKPVLERWLAEAELWNQKGQQNLMEFVGGEPSKKRKRRTSFTPQAIEVLNIYFEKNALPTGQEITEIAKELNYDREVVRVWFCNRRQTLKNTSKINAFQVQL from the exons ATGGACCCTCAGGATCTCCCTGCTACTGATGCACCAATCACTGTCAATGAACAG CCATTAGGTTCCTGCACTTTGAAATACCCTGCCAAAGACAACCAG GTGATAGTGATGTCTGGTCATGAGACGATCCGAGTCCTGGAAGTGGAGGTAGATCAAGCCTCTCTTCCATCCTCAGTGCCTGATGGGAGGACTGATTCGGGGGGTGAAGATGGGGGTAATCAGGCCACGGAGCAACCTGAGGCAGGCATGCAGGACAGCCCGAGACCACCCCACAACACTGGGGGAGTAGGTGAGCCTTTTGTAGGATACCGATATG TGCTGGAGGACCAGGTGGTGTCTGTGGAGTCTGCAGACTCTGGTGTCCAGACTCTAGCACAGACTGCAGTTCCCATCAGCATCTCCCTGTCACAGTCACAGACCACCATGCCCATCACTGTGCAGAGCTTACAGGGCTTGCAGGGCTGTCAACAG GTTCTGACCCAGGAGGGTCTGGCCACTCTGATGACGGGGATGATGGCCCAGACAGGVTCCCTGGCCCAGCCCCTGCTCATCCCCATCAGCATGGCAGGGTCCATGGGGGGCCAAGGACTGGCTGTCCTCACCTTCCCCACCAGCAACGTAGCCACACTCCCTGGCATTTCAGGTGCCAGCCAGGCCGGAAGCCTCCTCAAACTACCCTTTGCTGGCTTGCAAGGCTTACAAGGATTGCAAAGCTTACAAGGGCTGCAAA CCACTGTGCTAAACTCTGTCCAGCCCCAGCAGACATTCTTCCAGCCTCAGACTGCATCACTACAGCAAGTCCAGGCAGCTATGCAGCAGGCTCAGCAGAACTCACAGGTGACTGCAGCCCAACTAGGCCAGGCCATGCCAGCCGTCTCTCAGCCCAGCGTGTCTGTGGCAACACTCCAGTCTGCAGGCCTCTCCATCAACCCTGCCATT ATCAGTGCTGCGTCTTTAGGGGCTCAGCCTCAGTTCATCAGCGCCCTTACTTCCACTCCCATCTTCACCAGTGCCATGTCCGGAATCACCAGCCAGATCATCACCAACGCACAGGGACAG GTGATTGGAACCATCCCCCTGATGCTGAACCCTGCATCACTGACTGGAGGGGCTGCTACTCAGACTCTGAATCTCCAGGGCCTCCAGGGTCTGCAAGGCCTGCAGGTGCAGACAGTCCAACCACAGCTGGTTCTGAACACCCAGGGCCAGATCATTGCCACCATAGGGAATGGACCTGCTACAGTCCCCACATCTGCAGCTGTAATGCCTAAGCCTACTGCTCCTGTGACATTCTCCAAGCCCAGCACTCAG GCTCAGGTAACAACAGTTACGCAGTCACCTGTGGTCATCGCCCCACAACCGTCTGCAATGAAGACAGTCACTCCAATCTCCTCCTTAGTCCCTATAACCTGTGGAGACACACCCACTGTCAGCCAGCTCGTCAGCA AGCCACAGCAAGGGGGCACAGATGAGGAGGGCATTAATCTGGAAGAGATTCGAGAGTTTGCCAAGAACTTCAAGATCCGCCGGCTATCCCTGGGGCTGACGCAGACACAAGTGGGACAGGCGCTCACGGCTACAGAGGGTCCGGCCTACAGTCAGTCTGCCATCTGCAG GTTTGAGAAGCTGGACATTACACCTAAGAGTGCTCAGAAGCTGAAGCCTGTGCTGGAGCGATGGCTTGCCGAAGCTGAGTTGTGGAACCAGAAGGGTCAGCAGAATCTAATGGAGTTTGTGGGTGGTGAGCCGTCCAAGAAACGCAAGCGTCGCACCAGCTTCACCCCGCAGGCTATTGAAGTGCTCAACATCTACTTTGAGAAGAATGCCCTGCCCACGGGCCAGGAGATTACGGAAATCGCTAAGGAGCTCAACTATGACCGTGAGGTTGTCCGCGTATGGTTCTGCAACAGGCGGCAGACACTGAAGAACACCAGCAAGATCAATGCGTTTCAGGTTCAGCTGTAA
- the LOC111966717 gene encoding POU domain, class 6, transcription factor 1 isoform X1 — MDPQDLPATDAPITVNEQPLGSCTLKYPAKDNQVIVMSGHETIRVLEVEVDQASLPSSVPDGRTDSGGEDGGNQATEQPEAGMQDSPRPPHNTGGVGEPFVGYRYVLEDQVVSVESADSGVQTLAQTAVPISISLSQSQTTMPITVQSLQGLQGCQQVLTQEGLATLMTGMMAQTGSLAQPLLIPISMAGSMGGQGLAVLTFPTSNVATLPGISGASQAGSLLKLPFAGLQGLQGLQSLQGLQTATVLNSVQPQQTFFQPQTASLQQVQAAMQQAQQNSQVTAAQLGQAMPAVSQPSVSVATLQSAGLSINPAIISAASLGAQPQFISALTSTPIFTSAMSGITSQIITNAQGQVIGTIPLMLNPASLTGGAATQTLNLQGLQGLQGLQVQTVQPQLVLNTQGQIIATIGNGPATVPTSAAVMPKPTAPVTFSKPSTQAQVTTVTQSPVVIAPQPSAMKTVTPISSLVPITCGDTPTVSQLVSKPQQGGTDEEGINLEEIREFAKNFKIRRLSLGLTQTQVGQALTATEGPAYSQSAICRFEKLDITPKSAQKLKPVLERWLAEAELWNQKGQQNLMEFVGGEPSKKRKRRTSFTPQAIEVLNIYFEKNALPTGQEITEIAKELNYDREVVRVWFCNRRQTLKNTSKINAFQVQL; from the exons ATGGACCCTCAGGATCTCCCTGCTACTGATGCACCAATCACTGTCAATGAACAG CCATTAGGTTCCTGCACTTTGAAATACCCTGCCAAAGACAACCAG GTGATAGTGATGTCTGGTCATGAGACGATCCGAGTCCTGGAAGTGGAGGTAGATCAAGCCTCTCTTCCATCCTCAGTGCCTGATGGGAGGACTGATTCGGGGGGTGAAGATGGGGGTAATCAGGCCACGGAGCAACCTGAGGCAGGCATGCAGGACAGCCCGAGACCACCCCACAACACTGGGGGAGTAGGTGAGCCTTTTGTAGGATACCGATATG TGCTGGAGGACCAGGTGGTGTCTGTGGAGTCTGCAGACTCTGGTGTCCAGACTCTAGCACAGACTGCAGTTCCCATCAGCATCTCCCTGTCACAGTCACAGACCACCATGCCCATCACTGTGCAGAGCTTACAGGGCTTGCAGGGCTGTCAACAG GTTCTGACCCAGGAGGGTCTGGCCACTCTGATGACGGGGATGATGGCCCAGACAGGVTCCCTGGCCCAGCCCCTGCTCATCCCCATCAGCATGGCAGGGTCCATGGGGGGCCAAGGACTGGCTGTCCTCACCTTCCCCACCAGCAACGTAGCCACACTCCCTGGCATTTCAGGTGCCAGCCAGGCCGGAAGCCTCCTCAAACTACCCTTTGCTGGCTTGCAAGGCTTACAAGGATTGCAAAGCTTACAAGGGCTGCAAA CAGCCACTGTGCTAAACTCTGTCCAGCCCCAGCAGACATTCTTCCAGCCTCAGACTGCATCACTACAGCAAGTCCAGGCAGCTATGCAGCAGGCTCAGCAGAACTCACAGGTGACTGCAGCCCAACTAGGCCAGGCCATGCCAGCCGTCTCTCAGCCCAGCGTGTCTGTGGCAACACTCCAGTCTGCAGGCCTCTCCATCAACCCTGCCATT ATCAGTGCTGCGTCTTTAGGGGCTCAGCCTCAGTTCATCAGCGCCCTTACTTCCACTCCCATCTTCACCAGTGCCATGTCCGGAATCACCAGCCAGATCATCACCAACGCACAGGGACAG GTGATTGGAACCATCCCCCTGATGCTGAACCCTGCATCACTGACTGGAGGGGCTGCTACTCAGACTCTGAATCTCCAGGGCCTCCAGGGTCTGCAAGGCCTGCAGGTGCAGACAGTCCAACCACAGCTGGTTCTGAACACCCAGGGCCAGATCATTGCCACCATAGGGAATGGACCTGCTACAGTCCCCACATCTGCAGCTGTAATGCCTAAGCCTACTGCTCCTGTGACATTCTCCAAGCCCAGCACTCAG GCTCAGGTAACAACAGTTACGCAGTCACCTGTGGTCATCGCCCCACAACCGTCTGCAATGAAGACAGTCACTCCAATCTCCTCCTTAGTCCCTATAACCTGTGGAGACACACCCACTGTCAGCCAGCTCGTCAGCA AGCCACAGCAAGGGGGCACAGATGAGGAGGGCATTAATCTGGAAGAGATTCGAGAGTTTGCCAAGAACTTCAAGATCCGCCGGCTATCCCTGGGGCTGACGCAGACACAAGTGGGACAGGCGCTCACGGCTACAGAGGGTCCGGCCTACAGTCAGTCTGCCATCTGCAG GTTTGAGAAGCTGGACATTACACCTAAGAGTGCTCAGAAGCTGAAGCCTGTGCTGGAGCGATGGCTTGCCGAAGCTGAGTTGTGGAACCAGAAGGGTCAGCAGAATCTAATGGAGTTTGTGGGTGGTGAGCCGTCCAAGAAACGCAAGCGTCGCACCAGCTTCACCCCGCAGGCTATTGAAGTGCTCAACATCTACTTTGAGAAGAATGCCCTGCCCACGGGCCAGGAGATTACGGAAATCGCTAAGGAGCTCAACTATGACCGTGAGGTTGTCCGCGTATGGTTCTGCAACAGGCGGCAGACACTGAAGAACACCAGCAAGATCAATGCGTTTCAGGTTCAGCTGTAA
- the LOC111966717 gene encoding POU domain, class 6, transcription factor 1 isoform X3: protein MDPQDLPATDAPITVNEQPLGSCTLKYPAKDNQVIVMSGHETIRVLEVEVDQASLPSSVPDGRTDSGGEDGGNQATEQPEAGMQDSPRPPHNTGGVVLEDQVVSVESADSGVQTLAQTAVPISISLSQSQTTMPITVQSLQGLQGCQQVLTQEGLATLMTGMMAQTGSLAQPLLIPISMAGSMGGQGLAVLTFPTSNVATLPGISGASQAGSLLKLPFAGLQGLQGLQSLQGLQTATVLNSVQPQQTFFQPQTASLQQVQAAMQQAQQNSQVTAAQLGQAMPAVSQPSVSVATLQSAGLSINPAIISAASLGAQPQFISALTSTPIFTSAMSGITSQIITNAQGQVIGTIPLMLNPASLTGGAATQTLNLQGLQGLQGLQVQTVQPQLVLNTQGQIIATIGNGPATVPTSAAVMPKPTAPVTFSKPSTQAQVTTVTQSPVVIAPQPSAMKTVTPISSLVPITCGDTPTVSQLVSKPQQGGTDEEGINLEEIREFAKNFKIRRLSLGLTQTQVGQALTATEGPAYSQSAICRFEKLDITPKSAQKLKPVLERWLAEAELWNQKGQQNLMEFVGGEPSKKRKRRTSFTPQAIEVLNIYFEKNALPTGQEITEIAKELNYDREVVRVWFCNRRQTLKNTSKINAFQVQL from the exons ATGGACCCTCAGGATCTCCCTGCTACTGATGCACCAATCACTGTCAATGAACAG CCATTAGGTTCCTGCACTTTGAAATACCCTGCCAAAGACAACCAG GTGATAGTGATGTCTGGTCATGAGACGATCCGAGTCCTGGAAGTGGAGGTAGATCAAGCCTCTCTTCCATCCTCAGTGCCTGATGGGAGGACTGATTCGGGGGGTGAAGATGGGGGTAATCAGGCCACGGAGCAACCTGAGGCAGGCATGCAGGACAGCCCGAGACCACCCCACAACACTGGGGGAGTAG TGCTGGAGGACCAGGTGGTGTCTGTGGAGTCTGCAGACTCTGGTGTCCAGACTCTAGCACAGACTGCAGTTCCCATCAGCATCTCCCTGTCACAGTCACAGACCACCATGCCCATCACTGTGCAGAGCTTACAGGGCTTGCAGGGCTGTCAACAG GTTCTGACCCAGGAGGGTCTGGCCACTCTGATGACGGGGATGATGGCCCAGACAGGVTCCCTGGCCCAGCCCCTGCTCATCCCCATCAGCATGGCAGGGTCCATGGGGGGCCAAGGACTGGCTGTCCTCACCTTCCCCACCAGCAACGTAGCCACACTCCCTGGCATTTCAGGTGCCAGCCAGGCCGGAAGCCTCCTCAAACTACCCTTTGCTGGCTTGCAAGGCTTACAAGGATTGCAAAGCTTACAAGGGCTGCAAA CAGCCACTGTGCTAAACTCTGTCCAGCCCCAGCAGACATTCTTCCAGCCTCAGACTGCATCACTACAGCAAGTCCAGGCAGCTATGCAGCAGGCTCAGCAGAACTCACAGGTGACTGCAGCCCAACTAGGCCAGGCCATGCCAGCCGTCTCTCAGCCCAGCGTGTCTGTGGCAACACTCCAGTCTGCAGGCCTCTCCATCAACCCTGCCATT ATCAGTGCTGCGTCTTTAGGGGCTCAGCCTCAGTTCATCAGCGCCCTTACTTCCACTCCCATCTTCACCAGTGCCATGTCCGGAATCACCAGCCAGATCATCACCAACGCACAGGGACAG GTGATTGGAACCATCCCCCTGATGCTGAACCCTGCATCACTGACTGGAGGGGCTGCTACTCAGACTCTGAATCTCCAGGGCCTCCAGGGTCTGCAAGGCCTGCAGGTGCAGACAGTCCAACCACAGCTGGTTCTGAACACCCAGGGCCAGATCATTGCCACCATAGGGAATGGACCTGCTACAGTCCCCACATCTGCAGCTGTAATGCCTAAGCCTACTGCTCCTGTGACATTCTCCAAGCCCAGCACTCAG GCTCAGGTAACAACAGTTACGCAGTCACCTGTGGTCATCGCCCCACAACCGTCTGCAATGAAGACAGTCACTCCAATCTCCTCCTTAGTCCCTATAACCTGTGGAGACACACCCACTGTCAGCCAGCTCGTCAGCA AGCCACAGCAAGGGGGCACAGATGAGGAGGGCATTAATCTGGAAGAGATTCGAGAGTTTGCCAAGAACTTCAAGATCCGCCGGCTATCCCTGGGGCTGACGCAGACACAAGTGGGACAGGCGCTCACGGCTACAGAGGGTCCGGCCTACAGTCAGTCTGCCATCTGCAG GTTTGAGAAGCTGGACATTACACCTAAGAGTGCTCAGAAGCTGAAGCCTGTGCTGGAGCGATGGCTTGCCGAAGCTGAGTTGTGGAACCAGAAGGGTCAGCAGAATCTAATGGAGTTTGTGGGTGGTGAGCCGTCCAAGAAACGCAAGCGTCGCACCAGCTTCACCCCGCAGGCTATTGAAGTGCTCAACATCTACTTTGAGAAGAATGCCCTGCCCACGGGCCAGGAGATTACGGAAATCGCTAAGGAGCTCAACTATGACCGTGAGGTTGTCCGCGTATGGTTCTGCAACAGGCGGCAGACACTGAAGAACACCAGCAAGATCAATGCGTTTCAGGTTCAGCTGTAA